The following coding sequences are from one Rathayibacter sp. VKM Ac-2760 window:
- the kdpC gene encoding potassium-transporting ATPase subunit KdpC produces MNSTRTGLRQYGVALRALLVLTIALGVVYPLVITGIGQVAFARQANGSLIGADGQPSSGGAVVGSSLIGQSFTDADGNPLPEWFQSRPSAAGDGYDASASSGSNLGPTNADLVASIEERRAAIAAFDGVDPSEVPADALTASASGLDPQISPAFAELQVARVAAARGLPEESVRGLVDSAVQERDLGFLGEETVNVLELNLALARL; encoded by the coding sequence ATGAACTCCACCCGCACCGGACTCCGGCAGTACGGCGTCGCGCTCCGCGCGCTGCTCGTGCTCACGATCGCCCTCGGCGTCGTCTATCCGCTCGTCATCACCGGGATCGGCCAGGTCGCCTTCGCGCGGCAGGCGAACGGGTCGCTGATCGGGGCCGACGGGCAGCCCTCCTCCGGCGGCGCGGTCGTCGGCTCGAGCCTGATCGGCCAGTCGTTCACGGACGCCGACGGGAATCCGCTCCCGGAGTGGTTCCAGTCGCGGCCGTCGGCCGCCGGCGACGGCTACGACGCGAGCGCCTCCAGCGGCTCGAACCTCGGGCCGACCAATGCGGACCTCGTCGCCTCGATCGAGGAGCGACGCGCCGCGATCGCCGCGTTCGACGGGGTCGACCCGAGCGAGGTGCCGGCCGACGCGCTCACCGCCTCCGCCTCGGGGCTCGATCCGCAGATCAGCCCGGCCTTCGCCGAGCTGCAGGTCGCGAGGGTCGCCGCGGCGCGCGGGCTGCCCGAGGAGAGCGTGCGCGGGCTCGTCGACTCCGCGGTGCAGGAGCGCGATCTCGGCTTCCTCGGCGAGGAGACGGTGAACGTGCTCGAGCTCAATCTCGCGCTCGCGCGCCTGTGA
- a CDS encoding DUF4118 domain-containing protein has product MTKGRLRVLLGAAPGVGKTYTMLEEGRRLAAEGRDVVVAVVETHGRAETAAMVAGLEVVPRRAVEHRGVRLDELDLEAVLARRPDVALVDELAHTNAPGSRHEKRWEDVTALLDAGITVFSTVNIQHIESLNDVVQAITGAPQRETIPDAVLRAADQIEVVDLAPHALRDRLADGRVYPPERIDAALSNYFRLGNLTALRELALLWLADEVDSALRDYRGEHGIDSTWAARERVVVTLTGGSEGETLLRRGARIAARASGGDLLAVHVVTPDGLRTPRPQVLESQRALVETLGGSYHQVVGEDVPRTLVEFARSVNATQLVLGVSRRSRLAAALTPGIGATVIRESGNIDVHIVNHAAAGRAAVLPRLDGALTVRRRVLGMLLALVGGPLVTWLLSSLRSDESITSDVLSYQLLVVLVALVGGLWPALFAAVLSGLTLDYFFVDPLYTITVDEPLHALALVLYVLNAVLVSAVVDRAARRSRAAKRSGAEAELLATIAGGVIRGQGALQAILERSREAFGLTGVRLVRDGAVVASDGEPIPGGEPVRIAVGAHAELELHGRELEGSERRLLQVVAAQLDSVLENAALSETASSLAPLAETDRVRSALLSAVSHDLRRPLAAATAAVSGLRSHDVEWSDRDRAELLATADESLTTLGALVTDLLDVTRLEAGALAVSLAPLDAADVVLPALDELGLGPAEVDLDLDLDGPELLADGVLLQRVVVNLLANAVRYAPEGTRVRVSTSVFGRTAQIRIVDHGPGIAPERRAEVFVPFQRLGDDDNTTGLGLGLALSKGFTEGMGGTLETEDTPGGGLTMVVTLPVATASTAETDASGGAA; this is encoded by the coding sequence ATGACCAAGGGCCGCCTGCGCGTGCTGCTCGGGGCCGCGCCCGGCGTCGGCAAGACGTACACGATGCTGGAGGAGGGCCGACGGCTCGCCGCCGAGGGTCGCGACGTCGTGGTCGCCGTCGTCGAGACGCACGGACGCGCCGAGACCGCCGCGATGGTCGCGGGACTCGAGGTGGTGCCGCGGCGCGCGGTCGAGCACCGGGGCGTCCGGCTGGACGAGCTGGATCTGGAGGCGGTGCTCGCCCGCCGCCCCGACGTCGCACTGGTCGACGAGCTCGCGCACACCAACGCGCCCGGCTCGCGGCACGAGAAGCGCTGGGAGGACGTGACGGCGCTCCTCGACGCCGGGATCACGGTGTTCTCCACCGTCAACATCCAGCACATCGAGTCGCTGAACGACGTGGTGCAGGCGATCACCGGGGCGCCGCAGCGCGAGACGATCCCGGACGCCGTGCTCCGCGCCGCCGACCAGATCGAGGTCGTCGATCTCGCGCCGCATGCCCTGCGCGACCGCCTCGCCGACGGCCGGGTCTACCCGCCGGAGCGGATCGATGCGGCGCTCTCCAACTACTTCCGGCTCGGAAACCTCACCGCGCTGCGCGAGCTCGCGCTGCTCTGGCTGGCGGACGAGGTGGACAGCGCGCTCCGCGACTACCGCGGCGAGCACGGCATCGACAGCACCTGGGCGGCGCGCGAGCGCGTGGTGGTGACGCTCACCGGCGGGTCGGAGGGCGAGACCCTGCTGCGGCGCGGGGCGCGGATCGCCGCGCGCGCCTCCGGGGGCGACCTGCTCGCCGTGCACGTGGTGACACCCGACGGCCTGCGCACACCGCGGCCGCAGGTGCTCGAGTCGCAGCGGGCGCTCGTCGAGACGCTCGGCGGGAGCTACCACCAGGTGGTCGGCGAGGACGTGCCGCGCACCCTCGTCGAGTTCGCCCGCTCGGTGAACGCGACGCAGCTGGTGCTGGGCGTGAGCCGCCGCAGCCGGCTGGCCGCGGCGCTGACGCCGGGGATCGGCGCGACCGTGATCCGCGAGTCCGGCAACATCGACGTGCACATCGTCAACCACGCGGCGGCCGGCCGGGCGGCGGTGCTGCCGCGGCTCGACGGGGCGCTGACGGTGCGGCGCCGGGTGCTCGGGATGCTGCTCGCGCTGGTCGGCGGGCCGCTGGTGACCTGGCTGCTGTCGAGCCTGCGCAGCGACGAGTCGATCACGAGCGACGTGCTCTCGTACCAGCTGCTCGTCGTGCTGGTGGCGCTGGTCGGCGGGCTCTGGCCGGCGCTCTTCGCGGCCGTGCTCTCCGGGCTCACGCTCGACTACTTCTTCGTCGATCCGCTCTACACGATCACCGTCGACGAGCCGCTGCACGCGCTCGCCCTCGTGCTCTACGTGCTCAACGCGGTGCTGGTGAGCGCCGTGGTCGATCGCGCGGCCCGGCGCTCGCGGGCGGCGAAGCGCTCGGGGGCGGAGGCGGAGCTGCTCGCGACCATCGCAGGCGGGGTCATCCGCGGGCAGGGGGCGCTGCAGGCGATCCTCGAGCGCTCGCGCGAGGCGTTCGGCCTGACCGGGGTGCGGCTGGTGCGCGACGGCGCGGTCGTCGCCTCGGACGGCGAGCCGATCCCGGGCGGCGAGCCCGTACGCATCGCGGTGGGTGCGCACGCGGAGCTGGAGCTGCACGGCCGCGAGCTGGAGGGCAGCGAGCGGCGGCTGCTGCAGGTGGTCGCCGCGCAGCTCGACTCGGTGCTCGAGAACGCGGCGCTGAGCGAGACGGCGAGCTCGCTGGCCCCGCTGGCCGAGACCGACCGGGTGCGCAGCGCCCTGCTGTCGGCGGTGAGCCACGACCTCCGGCGCCCGCTGGCGGCCGCGACCGCCGCGGTCTCCGGGCTGCGCTCGCACGACGTGGAGTGGAGCGACCGCGACCGGGCGGAGCTGCTCGCGACCGCGGACGAGAGCCTCACCACCCTCGGCGCACTGGTCACCGATCTGCTCGACGTGACGCGGCTCGAGGCGGGGGCGCTCGCCGTGTCGCTGGCGCCGCTGGACGCGGCCGACGTGGTGCTGCCCGCGCTCGACGAGCTGGGGCTGGGGCCGGCGGAGGTCGACCTCGACCTGGACCTGGACGGGCCCGAGCTGCTCGCCGACGGCGTGCTGCTGCAGCGGGTCGTCGTGAACCTGCTGGCGAACGCGGTCCGCTACGCGCCCGAGGGCACCCGCGTGCGCGTCTCGACCAGCGTCTTCGGGCGGACGGCGCAGATCCGGATCGTCGACCACGGCCCCGGGATCGCGCCCGAGCGCCGGGCCGAGGTCTTCGTGCCGTTCCAGCGGCTCGGCGACGACGACAACACGACCGGGCTGGGGCTCGGGCTCGCGCTGTCGAAGGGGTTCACGGAGGGGATGGGCGGGACGCTCGAGACCGAGGACACCCCGGGCGGCGGGTTGACGATGGTGGTCACGCTGCCGGTCGCGACCGCGTCCACCGCCGAGACCGATGCTTCCGGAGGAGCCGCATGA
- a CDS encoding response regulator — MKILIADDDPQILRALRITLTARGYDVVTAGDGTEAINRAIDERPDLYMIDLGMPRVDGVEVIHALRGWTSAPVLVVSGRTGSADKVGALDAGADDYVTKPFSMDEVLARIRALSRRVQPAEGEPLVVIGEVTVDLAAKSATREGASVRLTPTEWQVLEILVRNAGKLVTRRSLLDEIWGPAHVTDTGYLRLYLAQLRKKLEPDPAHPRFLLTEAGMGYRFVPGEEAPAR, encoded by the coding sequence ATGAAGATCCTGATCGCCGACGACGACCCGCAGATCCTGCGCGCCCTGCGGATCACGCTGACCGCGCGCGGGTACGACGTGGTCACCGCGGGCGATGGGACCGAGGCGATCAACCGCGCGATCGACGAGCGGCCCGACCTCTACATGATCGACCTCGGCATGCCGCGAGTGGACGGGGTCGAGGTGATCCACGCCCTGCGCGGCTGGACGAGCGCGCCCGTCCTCGTGGTGTCGGGGCGGACGGGATCGGCGGACAAGGTCGGCGCCCTCGACGCCGGCGCGGACGACTACGTGACCAAGCCGTTCTCGATGGACGAGGTGCTGGCGCGGATCCGGGCGCTGTCGCGGCGCGTGCAGCCCGCGGAGGGCGAGCCGCTGGTGGTCATCGGAGAGGTGACCGTCGACCTGGCGGCGAAGAGCGCGACGCGCGAGGGCGCCTCGGTGCGGCTGACGCCGACCGAGTGGCAGGTGCTCGAGATCCTGGTGCGCAACGCGGGCAAGCTGGTCACCCGGCGCTCGCTGCTCGACGAGATCTGGGGACCGGCGCACGTGACGGACACCGGGTACCTCCGCCTGTACCTGGCGCAGCTGCGGAAGAAGCTCGAGCCCGACCCCGCGCACCCGCGCTTCCTGCTGACGGAGGCGGGGATGGGCTACCGCTTCGTGCCGGGCGAGGAGGCGCCGGCGCGCTAG
- a CDS encoding S-ribosylhomocysteine lyase: MNVESFNLDHRTVAAPYVRLADAKTLPAGDHLVKYDVRFTQPNHGHLEMPTVHSLEHLFAEKSRNHSDRVVDFSPMGCQTGFYLILQGEPELAEVLDLVESALRDITEATEVPAANETQCGWGANHSLEGAQDAARTFLAQRDQWEQVTA, encoded by the coding sequence ATGAACGTCGAGTCGTTCAACCTCGATCACCGCACCGTCGCCGCGCCCTACGTGCGCCTGGCCGATGCGAAGACGCTCCCGGCCGGAGACCACCTCGTCAAGTACGACGTGCGCTTCACCCAGCCCAACCACGGGCACCTCGAGATGCCGACCGTGCACTCGCTCGAGCACCTGTTCGCCGAGAAGTCGCGCAACCACTCCGACCGGGTCGTCGACTTCTCGCCGATGGGCTGCCAGACCGGCTTCTACCTGATCCTGCAGGGCGAGCCCGAGCTCGCCGAGGTGCTCGACCTGGTCGAGTCCGCCCTCCGCGACATCACCGAGGCGACCGAGGTCCCCGCGGCGAACGAGACGCAGTGCGGCTGGGGAGCGAACCACTCGCTCGAGGGCGCTCAGGACGCGGCGCGCACGTTCCTCGCGCAGCGCGACCAGTGGGAGCAGGTCACCGCGTGA
- the mtnN gene encoding 5'-methylthioadenosine/S-adenosylhomocysteine nucleosidase encodes MSAVEAIVLVAMDEEAEPFLAAAGGAPEPVAVGNALQWSLEFGGHPVLLVRTGVGLVNAAGGLTAAILRVGGAPLVISAGSAGGLGAEVRVGDVVVGDEYVQTDADAQAFGYAMGQVPGMPARYSGHGPALAAELTASLPDGGGITVRRGLIVSGDVFVSGDHVARVRGLYDGALATDMESVSLAQTAFVHGLPFVSVRGISDLCEPGSFEAHVDDAADRSAAVVRALLDAVG; translated from the coding sequence GTGAGCGCGGTCGAGGCGATCGTCCTCGTCGCGATGGACGAGGAGGCCGAGCCGTTCCTCGCGGCGGCGGGCGGCGCTCCGGAGCCGGTCGCGGTGGGCAACGCGCTGCAGTGGTCGCTCGAGTTCGGCGGCCACCCGGTGCTGCTCGTGCGCACCGGCGTCGGACTCGTGAACGCGGCCGGCGGGCTGACGGCGGCGATCCTCCGCGTCGGCGGTGCGCCGCTCGTGATCAGCGCCGGGTCGGCGGGCGGACTCGGAGCCGAGGTGCGCGTCGGCGACGTCGTCGTCGGCGACGAGTACGTCCAGACCGACGCGGACGCGCAGGCGTTCGGCTACGCGATGGGGCAGGTGCCGGGGATGCCGGCGCGCTACTCGGGGCACGGGCCGGCGCTCGCCGCGGAGCTCACGGCGTCGCTGCCGGACGGCGGCGGGATCACGGTGCGGCGCGGGCTGATCGTCTCCGGGGACGTCTTCGTGTCCGGTGACCACGTCGCGCGGGTGCGCGGCCTCTACGACGGGGCGCTGGCGACCGACATGGAGTCGGTGTCGCTCGCGCAGACCGCCTTCGTGCACGGGCTGCCGTTCGTCTCGGTGCGCGGCATCTCGGATCTCTGCGAGCCCGGGTCGTTCGAGGCGCACGTGGACGACGCGGCCGACCGCTCTGCCGCGGTGGTGCGGGCGCTGCTCGACGCTGTGGGGTGA
- a CDS encoding YciI family protein codes for MKYMLIMRATDAAKAAYEAIPFDEIITRMGQYNEAMITAGVLLAGEGLSDDVATSGFVVDFSSEPAAITDGPYGETHELFNGFWIIQVSSKEEAKEWALRCPLVPGNKLEVRRVTDESDFADFADNEYLQKEAGWREDEKARAEKG; via the coding sequence GTGAAGTACATGCTGATCATGCGCGCGACCGATGCTGCCAAGGCCGCGTACGAGGCGATCCCGTTCGACGAGATCATCACCCGGATGGGGCAGTACAACGAGGCGATGATCACCGCGGGCGTGCTGCTCGCAGGCGAGGGCCTCTCCGACGACGTCGCGACCAGCGGGTTCGTCGTCGACTTCTCCTCCGAGCCGGCCGCGATCACCGACGGCCCCTACGGCGAGACGCACGAGCTGTTCAACGGCTTCTGGATCATCCAGGTCTCCTCGAAGGAGGAGGCGAAGGAGTGGGCGCTGCGCTGCCCGCTCGTCCCCGGCAACAAGCTCGAGGTGCGCCGCGTGACCGACGAGAGCGACTTCGCGGACTTCGCCGACAACGAGTACCTCCAGAAGGAGGCCGGCTGGCGCGAGGACGAGAAGGCCCGCGCCGAGAAGGGCTGA
- a CDS encoding RNA polymerase sigma factor: MTPPAPGEETRAGVDAVWRIESARIVATLARVTGDVGLAEDLAQEALVEALEQWPVTGIPRNAGAWLTAVAKRRAIDGWRRRTALDERYRLLARTLEETVEDEWRPIEDDVLRLVFTACHPVLSREASIALTLRLVGGLGTEAIARLFLVPVATVQQRIVRAKKSLAASGVPFEVPEPTEWKARLDAVLGVVYLIFTEGYSATSGDRWLRAEVAGEALRLGRVLAAQLPREPEVLGLLALMELQASRFAARTAPDGAPVLLEDQDRTRWDRGQIERGREALRRADRVGRGRGAYGLQAAIAECHAVAPSVAATDWERIVLLYEILGRVSPSPVVELNRAVAVSMATGPASALLVVDRLATEGLLRGSHLLPSVRGELLARLGRREEARAEFATAAALAGNERTRALLLARSASL, translated from the coding sequence ATGACGCCGCCGGCTCCCGGGGAGGAGACCAGGGCGGGGGTCGACGCGGTCTGGCGGATCGAGAGCGCGCGCATCGTCGCGACGCTCGCGCGGGTCACCGGCGACGTCGGCCTCGCCGAGGATCTGGCGCAGGAGGCGCTCGTCGAGGCGCTCGAGCAGTGGCCGGTGACGGGGATCCCGCGCAACGCCGGCGCCTGGCTGACGGCCGTGGCGAAGCGCCGCGCGATCGACGGCTGGCGGCGCCGCACGGCGCTCGACGAGCGCTACCGCCTGCTCGCGCGCACCCTGGAGGAGACCGTCGAGGACGAGTGGCGGCCGATCGAGGACGACGTTCTCCGGCTGGTCTTCACGGCCTGTCACCCCGTGCTCTCGCGGGAGGCGAGCATCGCGCTGACCCTCCGGCTCGTCGGCGGGCTCGGGACGGAGGCGATCGCGCGGCTGTTCCTGGTGCCGGTTGCGACCGTGCAGCAGCGCATCGTCCGGGCGAAGAAGTCGCTCGCCGCGTCGGGTGTGCCGTTCGAGGTCCCGGAGCCGACGGAGTGGAAGGCGCGGCTCGACGCGGTGCTCGGGGTGGTCTACCTGATCTTCACCGAGGGCTACTCCGCGACCTCGGGCGACCGCTGGCTGCGCGCGGAGGTGGCGGGGGAGGCGCTGCGGCTCGGCCGGGTGCTCGCCGCGCAGCTCCCGCGCGAGCCCGAGGTGCTGGGGCTGCTCGCGCTGATGGAGCTGCAGGCGTCGCGATTCGCGGCGCGGACGGCGCCCGATGGCGCTCCGGTGCTGCTCGAGGACCAGGACCGCACCCGCTGGGACCGCGGCCAGATCGAGCGCGGTCGCGAGGCGCTCCGGCGCGCCGACCGGGTCGGCAGGGGGCGCGGCGCCTACGGACTCCAGGCCGCGATCGCCGAGTGCCACGCGGTCGCACCGAGCGTGGCGGCGACGGACTGGGAGCGCATCGTGCTGCTCTACGAGATCCTCGGGCGGGTCTCGCCGAGCCCGGTGGTCGAGCTCAACCGCGCCGTGGCGGTGTCGATGGCGACGGGGCCGGCCTCCGCACTGCTGGTCGTCGACCGGCTCGCGACCGAGGGCCTGCTGCGCGGCTCGCACCTGCTGCCGAGCGTGCGCGGCGAGCTGCTCGCGCGCCTCGGCCGGCGGGAGGAGGCGCGCGCCGAGTTCGCGACGGCCGCCGCGCTGGCCGGCAACGAGCGCACCCGCGCGCTGCTGCTGGCGCGTTCCGCGTCGCTCTGA
- a CDS encoding ABC-F family ATP-binding cassette domain-containing protein, giving the protein MTATLVAKGLSGGYAHRTLFDRLDLTVAPGDVVGVVGANGAGKSTLLRILAGETAPLEGGVVLAPGDAFVGWLPQEHERREGETVAGYIARRTGAAETSAELDAAASALADPDPDGRIADRYALALDRWLASGAADLDERTPVVLADLGLALDATGRTGGVTADSLMTSLSGGQAARVGLAALLLSRFDIVLLDEPTNDLDLDGLERLEAFVRGLRGGVVLVSHDREFLARSVTRVLELDLAQGTNTVYGGGYDAFLEERETARRQRREKYEDFAEKKDDLVSRARTQREWSSQGVRNAMKKAPDNDKIRRKASVESSEKQAQKVRQMESRIARLEEVEEPRKEWQLAFTIGSAPRSSSVVSTLNGAVARRGTFTLGPVSLQVDAGDRIGITGPNGAGKSTLLSLLLGRSAPEEGGASLGASVAIGEIDQARAMLAADVPLADAFEALVPEWPTAEVRTLLAKFGLKADHVSRPVGELSPGERTRAALALLQARGTNLLVLDEPTNHLDLAAIEQLEQALEAYEGTLLLVTHDRRMLETVQLTRHWHVDAGVVTER; this is encoded by the coding sequence GTGACCGCCACCCTCGTCGCCAAGGGCCTCTCCGGAGGCTACGCGCACCGCACCCTGTTCGACCGCCTCGACCTCACGGTCGCCCCGGGCGACGTGGTCGGCGTCGTCGGCGCGAACGGAGCGGGCAAGTCCACCCTCCTGCGCATCCTCGCCGGCGAGACCGCCCCGCTGGAGGGCGGCGTCGTGCTCGCGCCCGGCGACGCCTTCGTCGGCTGGCTGCCGCAGGAGCACGAGCGCCGCGAGGGCGAGACGGTCGCCGGCTACATCGCCCGCCGCACCGGCGCCGCGGAGACGTCGGCCGAGCTCGACGCGGCCGCCTCGGCGCTCGCGGACCCCGACCCGGACGGCCGGATCGCCGACCGCTACGCGCTCGCCCTCGACCGCTGGCTCGCGAGCGGCGCGGCCGACCTCGACGAGCGGACCCCGGTCGTCCTCGCCGATCTCGGCCTCGCGCTCGACGCGACCGGCCGCACCGGCGGCGTGACCGCCGACTCCCTGATGACCTCGCTCTCCGGCGGGCAGGCGGCGCGCGTCGGCCTCGCCGCCCTCCTGCTCTCGCGCTTCGACATCGTGCTGCTCGACGAGCCCACCAACGACCTCGACCTCGACGGCCTCGAGCGGCTCGAGGCGTTCGTCCGCGGGCTGCGCGGCGGCGTCGTGCTGGTCAGCCACGACCGCGAGTTCCTCGCCCGCAGCGTCACCCGCGTGCTCGAGCTCGACCTCGCGCAGGGCACGAACACGGTCTACGGCGGCGGCTACGACGCGTTCCTGGAGGAGCGCGAGACCGCGCGCCGCCAGCGCCGCGAGAAGTACGAGGACTTCGCCGAGAAGAAGGACGACCTCGTCTCGCGCGCCCGCACCCAGCGCGAGTGGTCGAGCCAGGGCGTCCGCAACGCGATGAAGAAGGCGCCCGACAACGACAAGATCCGCCGCAAGGCCTCCGTCGAGTCGAGCGAGAAGCAGGCGCAGAAGGTCCGGCAGATGGAGAGCCGCATCGCCCGGCTGGAGGAGGTGGAGGAGCCGCGCAAGGAGTGGCAGCTCGCCTTCACCATCGGCAGCGCCCCGCGCTCGAGCTCGGTCGTCTCCACGCTGAACGGCGCAGTCGCCCGCCGCGGCACATTCACCCTCGGCCCGGTCTCGCTCCAGGTCGACGCGGGCGACCGGATCGGGATCACCGGCCCCAACGGCGCGGGCAAGTCGACGCTGCTGTCGCTGCTGCTGGGCCGCTCCGCACCGGAGGAGGGCGGCGCCTCGCTCGGCGCCAGCGTCGCCATCGGCGAGATCGACCAGGCGCGCGCGATGCTCGCCGCCGACGTGCCGCTCGCCGACGCCTTCGAGGCCCTGGTGCCGGAGTGGCCGACCGCCGAGGTGCGCACGCTGCTCGCGAAGTTCGGGCTGAAGGCCGACCACGTCTCGCGACCCGTCGGCGAGCTCTCGCCCGGCGAGCGCACCCGCGCGGCCCTCGCGCTGCTGCAGGCCCGGGGAACGAACCTCCTGGTGCTCGACGAGCCGACCAACCACCTCGACCTCGCCGCGATCGAGCAGCTGGAGCAGGCGCTCGAGGCCTACGAGGGCACCCTGCTGCTGGTCACCCACGACCGGCGCATGCTCGAGACCGTGCAGCTCACCCGCCACTGGCACGTCGACGCGGGCGTCGTCACGGAGCGCTGA
- a CDS encoding MarR family transcriptional regulator: MSETTVRGGAGYWYPDESSTRRAVEVLSAMRGYRVSEVAMRRRTREKMAMGETDLIAIQFLLRRQREAGLVSAKDLAAHLSISSASTTVLIDRLVRSGHLVRKPHPTDRRGIVVEATVDSDQEVRETLQQMHRRMLEIAEDLDAGEAEVVVNFLRRMGAAVDEIDAEIDAETDPGEDAEN; this comes from the coding sequence ATGAGCGAGACGACGGTCCGGGGTGGCGCCGGCTACTGGTATCCGGACGAGTCCTCCACGCGTCGCGCCGTCGAGGTGCTGAGCGCTATGCGCGGCTATCGCGTCTCCGAGGTGGCGATGCGCCGGCGCACCCGCGAGAAGATGGCGATGGGCGAGACCGACCTGATCGCGATCCAGTTCCTGCTGCGCCGCCAGCGCGAGGCCGGGCTGGTCAGCGCGAAGGACCTCGCCGCGCACCTCTCCATCTCGTCCGCGTCGACGACCGTGCTGATCGACCGGCTGGTCCGCAGCGGGCACCTGGTGCGGAAGCCGCACCCGACCGACCGCCGCGGCATCGTGGTGGAGGCGACGGTCGACAGCGACCAGGAGGTCCGCGAGACGCTGCAGCAGATGCATCGCCGGATGCTCGAGATCGCCGAGGACCTCGACGCGGGCGAGGCCGAGGTGGTCGTCAACTTCCTCCGCCGGATGGGGGCCGCGGTCGACGAGATCGACGCGGAGATCGACGCCGAGACCGATCCCGGCGAGGACGCCGAGAATTAG
- a CDS encoding ATP-dependent DNA ligase: protein MGQFLYGTPPAVIEIEDRTLAHLQIVVYAKFRRDERFSLTLDSMPEGARGRHSFWMNPNIALQFHFAGSRQPTINPAWVEVLMDAANGGGGLRLLSEPHG, encoded by the coding sequence ATGGGTCAATTCCTCTACGGCACCCCGCCGGCTGTGATCGAGATCGAGGACAGGACCCTCGCGCACCTGCAGATCGTCGTGTACGCGAAGTTCCGGCGCGACGAGCGCTTCAGTCTCACCCTCGACTCGATGCCGGAGGGGGCGCGCGGTCGCCACTCGTTCTGGATGAATCCGAACATCGCGCTGCAGTTCCACTTCGCCGGCAGCCGCCAGCCCACCATCAATCCCGCCTGGGTCGAGGTGCTGATGGATGCGGCGAACGGCGGCGGCGGGCTGCGCCTGCTGTCCGAGCCGCACGGCTGA
- a CDS encoding LysM domain-containing protein — translation MRARVLGGVLVALTLPVMLAGCAAPAPAPTVTVFATATPTPDPTVTAALPQSTATVFVPVPEATVTFTPNDVPVIPETAFAVDNGAIPGAVGEPTRDGAGDIVTYTVVSGDTFFDIAQRFGIPVQQLLRMNPGVAGAGEAVYIGNVINLDANSLG, via the coding sequence ATGCGGGCACGAGTACTCGGAGGCGTGCTGGTCGCGCTCACGCTGCCGGTGATGCTCGCGGGGTGCGCGGCGCCGGCCCCGGCACCCACCGTCACGGTCTTCGCCACCGCGACGCCGACTCCCGATCCGACCGTCACGGCCGCGCTCCCGCAGTCGACCGCCACGGTCTTCGTGCCGGTGCCGGAGGCGACCGTCACCTTCACCCCGAACGACGTCCCCGTGATCCCCGAGACGGCCTTCGCCGTCGACAACGGCGCGATCCCGGGAGCGGTCGGCGAGCCGACCCGCGACGGTGCGGGAGACATCGTGACCTACACCGTCGTCTCGGGAGACACGTTCTTCGACATCGCCCAGCGCTTCGGCATCCCGGTGCAGCAGCTGCTGCGGATGAACCCGGGGGTCGCGGGAGCGGGCGAGGCGGTCTACATCGGCAATGTGATCAACCTCGACGCGAACTCCCTGGGCTGA